In Streptomyces sp. NBC_01707, a genomic segment contains:
- a CDS encoding YbfB/YjiJ family MFS transporter: protein MRLRTQRRSSARSSGPFRSPWTHVAQAAAALAAGMGVGRFVYTPILPLMHTQAGLSSAAGANLATANYIGYLVGALMGIAMPALVRSPAVLRGSLIVLTGSLVAMPATHSVTVWIVLRLLAGLTSALIFVVAVSSVLSHLRDHPAHLPGWAFGGVGAGIALSGLLVLVLRSVADWRAAWWASAGLAAVFAAVAWNLRPEGTPASDAGSTTGPARPSPRPRPHRWFTALFAAYTLEGIGYIVAGTFLVAAIEQSSPGWAGSGAWVLVGLAAVPSSALWARLGRHWSRPDLLCAALVIQAVGIALPALIGGVTAALISALLFGATFLGVSTIALAAGTHLQFPRSVALLTAGYSVGQILGPLVVTPLLHHGYHQALILAALVVLAAAGAAAVLRIGFPHHMAVVRSTVPGRRSASAETAPIRSDRP, encoded by the coding sequence ATGAGACTGCGAACCCAGCGCCGCTCCTCCGCCCGGTCCAGCGGCCCGTTCCGCTCGCCGTGGACCCACGTGGCGCAGGCCGCCGCAGCGCTCGCCGCGGGCATGGGGGTCGGCCGCTTCGTCTACACCCCGATCCTTCCCCTGATGCACACCCAGGCAGGGCTGTCCTCAGCCGCGGGCGCGAACCTGGCCACCGCCAACTACATCGGCTACCTCGTCGGAGCGCTGATGGGCATCGCGATGCCGGCACTGGTCCGCTCACCCGCAGTGCTGCGCGGTTCCTTGATCGTCCTGACCGGCAGTCTCGTCGCGATGCCCGCCACCCACAGCGTCACCGTGTGGATCGTGCTGCGACTGCTGGCCGGCCTGACCAGCGCCCTGATCTTCGTCGTCGCCGTCAGCTCGGTCCTCAGCCACCTGCGCGATCACCCCGCTCACCTGCCCGGCTGGGCGTTCGGTGGAGTCGGCGCAGGCATCGCCCTGTCCGGTCTGCTCGTTCTCGTCCTGCGTTCCGTGGCCGACTGGCGGGCCGCCTGGTGGGCCTCGGCCGGACTCGCCGCCGTCTTCGCCGCTGTTGCATGGAATCTGCGCCCTGAGGGCACACCCGCGTCCGACGCCGGCTCCACGACGGGGCCCGCCCGACCGAGCCCGCGCCCGCGCCCGCACCGCTGGTTCACCGCCCTGTTCGCCGCCTACACCCTGGAGGGCATCGGCTACATCGTCGCCGGCACGTTCCTGGTCGCCGCGATCGAGCAGAGCTCCCCGGGCTGGGCGGGCAGCGGCGCCTGGGTGCTCGTCGGTCTGGCTGCCGTACCGTCCTCGGCGCTGTGGGCCCGGCTGGGCCGGCACTGGTCCCGCCCCGACCTGTTGTGCGCCGCCCTCGTCATCCAGGCGGTCGGCATCGCCCTCCCCGCGCTGATCGGCGGCGTGACAGCTGCCTTGATCTCCGCGCTGCTGTTCGGCGCGACGTTCCTCGGCGTCAGCACCATCGCCCTGGCTGCAGGAACCCACCTGCAGTTCCCCAGGTCGGTCGCCCTGCTGACCGCCGGCTACTCCGTGGGCCAGATCCTCGGCCCGTTGGTCGTCACCCCGCTGCTTCACCACGGCTACCACCAAGCCCTGATCCTGGCCGCCCTGGTGGTCCTCGCCGCCGCCGGTGCCGCCGCCGTGCTGCGGATCGGCTTCCCGCACCACATGGCCGTCGTGCGGAGCACCGTCCCCGGACGGCGGTCCGCGTCGGCAGAAACCGCGCCGATTCGGAGCGATCGCCCTTGA
- a CDS encoding muconolactone Delta-isomerase family protein has protein sequence MREFLVEITTTIPEGTTQDEVDRRRAAEAVRAKELASTGHLARLWRPVGELRSIGVWRAADEAELHEKVLGTLPLRSWMSLDVTPLESHPNDPGRTDATR, from the coding sequence ATGCGCGAATTCCTGGTCGAGATCACCACCACCATCCCTGAGGGCACCACCCAGGACGAGGTCGACCGGCGTCGCGCCGCCGAAGCCGTCCGTGCCAAGGAACTGGCCTCCACCGGCCACCTGGCCCGGCTGTGGCGCCCGGTCGGCGAGTTGCGCAGCATCGGCGTCTGGCGTGCCGCCGACGAGGCCGAGCTCCACGAGAAGGTGCTCGGCACGCTGCCTCTGCGCTCGTGGATGTCGCTCGACGTCACCCCTCTCGAGTCCCACCCCAACGACCCGGGCCGGACCGACGCCACGCGGTGA
- a CDS encoding LysR family transcriptional regulator, whose product MAGVELRQLRYFVAVAEELNFGRAAERLLIAGPSLSQQIKVLERDLGVSLFDRDRRSVSLTPAGAALLPHTRDLLERADDLQRRAGRLSGAERVRLGYVNWLPADLVARTPAVAQLHIDAWIAPSHTQAARVADGSLDLAVCWVRTEDLEQLGLQARLIGADRLYAVATGDDTGEVLARDTDVLLDDDTTSWSSWNLYAEQLARDTGARAVHISDGGITGSAFFDHVRRSGRPVINSPKGQSAQLPPDLVPRPVRGPEVYWPWFLVWRGSEARPAVRAVVDALCDGVGDLGIDAPGAWRPDSGAQGQ is encoded by the coding sequence ATGGCGGGCGTGGAGTTGCGTCAACTGCGGTACTTCGTCGCGGTCGCCGAGGAACTGAATTTCGGCCGGGCCGCCGAGCGGCTCCTGATCGCCGGGCCTTCGCTGTCCCAGCAGATCAAAGTGCTGGAACGCGACCTCGGCGTGAGCCTGTTCGACCGTGACCGCCGCTCGGTGTCCCTCACCCCGGCCGGGGCGGCCCTGCTCCCGCACACCCGCGACCTGCTGGAACGGGCCGACGACCTCCAGCGCCGAGCCGGCCGGCTTTCCGGAGCGGAGCGGGTCCGGCTCGGTTACGTCAACTGGCTCCCGGCAGACCTGGTCGCCCGCACCCCCGCGGTGGCCCAACTCCACATCGACGCGTGGATCGCGCCCTCCCACACGCAGGCCGCCCGGGTCGCCGACGGCAGTCTGGACCTCGCGGTGTGCTGGGTGCGGACCGAGGACCTGGAGCAGCTCGGCCTTCAGGCGCGGCTCATCGGCGCCGACCGGCTCTACGCCGTCGCCACCGGCGATGACACCGGCGAGGTACTCGCCCGCGACACCGATGTCCTCCTCGACGACGACACCACCTCCTGGTCGTCCTGGAACCTCTATGCCGAACAGTTGGCCCGGGACACCGGGGCCCGCGCCGTACACATCTCGGACGGCGGTATCACCGGCTCCGCGTTCTTCGACCATGTCCGGCGCAGTGGCCGCCCGGTCATCAACTCGCCCAAGGGACAGTCCGCCCAGCTGCCGCCCGACCTGGTCCCCCGTCCGGTCCGCGGGCCTGAGGTGTACTGGCCCTGGTTCCTGGTCTGGCGCGGCAGCGAGGCCCGCCCGGCCGTACGTGCCGTGGTCGACGCGCTCTGCGACGGCGTCGGCGACCTGGGAATCGACGCCCCGGGCGCCTGGCGCCCCGACAGCGGCGCGCAGGGACAATAG